The Verrucomicrobiia bacterium genomic sequence ACCGTTGCTCGGGATCCCGATCGCGATGAAGGACGTCATCGCGGTCAAGGGCCACCCGCTGAATTGCGGATCCAAACTGCTGGGAAACTTCGTGTCGCCCTACGATGCCACCGTCGTCCAAAAGCTCAAAGCCGCGGGCGCGATTGTTTTCGGCCGTCTCAATATGGACGAGTTCGCGATGGGCAGCTCGACCGAGAATTCCGCGTTCGGGTTGACGCGAAATCCGTGGGATACTTCCCGTATTCCCGGCGGCTCTTCAGGCGGTTCAGCCGCTGCCGTCGCGGCAAATGAAGCGATTGCCACGCTCGGTTCCGACACAGGTGGATCGATTCGCCAGCCGGCTGCGCTTTGCGGCTGCGTTGGCTTGAAACCGACCTACGGCCGCGTATCGCGATACGGCCTCGTCGCATTTGCGTCGTCACTCGACCAGATTGGGCCGTTCACAAAAGACGTTCGCGATTCCGCGACCCTGCTTGAAGTTTTGAGCGGACTCGATAAATCCGATTCGACCAGCGTGCCTCAACCCGTGCCGCATTACGCATCTGCGTTGAACGGACAAATCAAGGGCCTGCGGATTGGCATTGCCAGAGAATTCATGGTGGGCGGGTTGGATCCGGAAGTGAAGGCAGCCGTGGACGCGGCGCTGAAGCAATTGGAACAACTTGGCGCTGAACTCGTAGAAGTTTCCCTGCCCCACACGCAATACGCTGTCGCGACATATTACATCATCGCAACCGCGGAAGCGTCTGCGAACCTAGCCCGCTTCGACGGCGTGCGTTATTGCGCGCGAGTGAATGGCGCCGATCCGATTGAGATGTATGCGAAAACCCGTGGCGCGGGATTCGGTCCTGAAGTGAAACGGCGGATCATTTTGGGAACCTACGTGCTGAGCAGCGGATACTACGATGCCTATTATCTGCGCGCCCAGAAAGTCCGCACTCTGATTCGCAACGATTTCTTGAAGGCGTTTGAGACGGTGGATGCAATTGTGACACCCACAACGCCGACT encodes the following:
- the gatA gene encoding Asp-tRNA(Asn)/Glu-tRNA(Gln) amidotransferase subunit GatA — protein: MLNQFTISELTARLGRRDISAREITQACLQQIQKVDREVHAFLSWNERDALAQADAADQQIAAGASIVEKPLLGIPIAMKDVIAVKGHPLNCGSKLLGNFVSPYDATVVQKLKAAGAIVFGRLNMDEFAMGSSTENSAFGLTRNPWDTSRIPGGSSGGSAAAVAANEAIATLGSDTGGSIRQPAALCGCVGLKPTYGRVSRYGLVAFASSLDQIGPFTKDVRDSATLLEVLSGLDKSDSTSVPQPVPHYASALNGQIKGLRIGIAREFMVGGLDPEVKAAVDAALKQLEQLGAELVEVSLPHTQYAVATYYIIATAEASANLARFDGVRYCARVNGADPIEMYAKTRGAGFGPEVKRRIILGTYVLSSGYYDAYYLRAQKVRTLIRNDFLKAFETVDAIVTPTTPTAAFKAGEKSGDPLQMYLSDIFTISCNLAGICGISIPCGFTRSPKLPIGLQLLGKPFGEETILKLAHAYEQATPWHKERAPLA